Proteins encoded within one genomic window of Rossellomorea vietnamensis:
- a CDS encoding nucleotidyltransferase family protein — translation MKAVILAGGEGRRLRPYTMSVAKPMVPILNKPILEYSIDLLSSYGIKDILITTCYKSETIKDYFGNGKRFNVNITYLEERSPLGTAGGIFLARHRLREPFLVLSGDAFTNIPIDKVIEFHYEKRAVMTVVSKEVENPKEYGICHTDETRKLVDFIEKPEEWVGNEVNTGVYMLDPRLLDRYAHIGAKDFGQDFIPRLLLNNEEVYVFKTSAYWRDIGNPEEYKCARDDLMRGHFSPPSFKKGFHHSKGLMEPFITRLQVACPNGKKPMVLAKLLETVPSSSSQKEIVFDHRDGGRTKIISDPKRGFIIYSNADRRNLAREFARYYGKKIKIWQKV, via the coding sequence ATGAAGGCGGTTATATTGGCAGGTGGAGAAGGCAGGCGATTAAGGCCATATACGATGTCCGTTGCGAAGCCCATGGTCCCGATTCTGAATAAGCCAATACTTGAATATAGCATTGACCTCCTGAGTTCTTATGGAATAAAAGATATATTGATTACGACTTGTTATAAAAGTGAGACCATCAAAGATTACTTTGGAAACGGGAAAAGATTTAATGTGAATATCACATATCTTGAAGAAAGATCCCCACTCGGGACAGCGGGCGGCATATTCCTCGCACGACACAGGCTGCGAGAACCGTTCCTTGTTCTCAGCGGAGATGCGTTTACCAATATTCCCATCGACAAGGTCATTGAATTTCATTATGAGAAAAGAGCAGTCATGACCGTCGTATCAAAGGAAGTGGAGAATCCAAAGGAATATGGTATCTGTCATACGGACGAAACCCGCAAATTAGTCGATTTTATCGAAAAGCCCGAAGAGTGGGTAGGCAATGAAGTCAATACAGGTGTTTATATGCTTGATCCACGGCTTTTGGACCGCTATGCCCACATTGGGGCCAAAGATTTCGGGCAGGATTTCATTCCCCGTCTCCTTTTGAATAATGAAGAGGTATACGTGTTTAAGACGAGTGCTTATTGGAGAGATATCGGGAACCCGGAAGAATATAAGTGTGCAAGGGACGATCTTATGAGGGGACATTTCTCCCCTCCCTCTTTTAAGAAAGGATTCCATCATTCAAAGGGTTTGATGGAGCCATTCATCACCCGACTGCAGGTAGCCTGTCCAAATGGGAAGAAACCGATGGTCCTTGCAAAACTGCTTGAGACGGTTCCATCTTCCTCCAGTCAGAAAGAGATTGTATTCGACCACAGGGATGGGGGCCGGACGAAGATCATAAGTGATCCAAAGAGAGGATTCATCATCTATTCCAATGCGGACAGAAGGAATCTGGCAAGGGAGTTTGCAAGATATTACGGAAAGAAAATAAAAATCTGGCAAAAGGTGTAG
- the rpmG gene encoding 50S ribosomal protein L33, with protein sequence MRVNITLACTETGERNYITTKNKRNNPDRLELKKYCPKLKRVTLHRETK encoded by the coding sequence ATGCGTGTAAACATTACTTTGGCTTGCACAGAAACTGGTGAGCGTAACTATATTACTACTAAGAACAAGCGTAACAACCCAGACCGTTTAGAGCTAAAAAAATATTGCCCGAAATTAAAGCGTGTGACTCTTCACCGCGAAACGAAATAA
- a CDS encoding 5-formyltetrahydrofolate cyclo-ligase, which yields MSKKEKRKSQLQVLKSIGHIAFQQKCFEIEQRLFESLEWKQSRTVSITISRPPELDTWNIIKRGWEEGKTVVVPKCLPEDRRLIFYKLNDFHQLEQSYFNLFEPDPAKSVAVHNESIELMIVPGLSYTNGGYRLGFGGGYYDRLLSDFSGTAMSLAFEEQMVESLPIESFDMQVSTILTELRRIDCEE from the coding sequence ATGTCTAAAAAAGAAAAGCGGAAATCTCAGCTGCAAGTATTAAAATCCATTGGCCATATTGCATTTCAACAAAAATGTTTCGAAATAGAACAACGCCTTTTTGAGTCTCTTGAATGGAAGCAAAGCAGGACGGTCTCGATCACCATTTCAAGGCCTCCGGAACTTGATACTTGGAATATCATTAAGAGGGGCTGGGAAGAAGGGAAGACCGTGGTTGTGCCAAAGTGCCTCCCAGAGGACCGCCGGTTGATTTTTTATAAACTGAATGATTTTCATCAGTTGGAACAATCATATTTCAATTTATTTGAACCGGACCCTGCGAAGTCCGTCGCTGTACATAACGAATCGATTGAATTGATGATCGTTCCGGGGTTATCTTATACTAACGGGGGTTATCGTCTTGGATTTGGCGGGGGGTATTATGACCGGCTGCTTTCAGACTTTTCAGGAACTGCGATGTCCCTTGCCTTCGAAGAGCAGATGGTCGAATCATTGCCGATTGAATCCTTCGATATGCAGGTATCAACCATACTGACGGAATTGAGACGGATCGATTGTGAAGAGTGA
- a CDS encoding DUF92 domain-containing protein, with product MKSELFLLLLFILAIAIGGWRTRNLSRSGAWMAVLVGLVIGIAYGFRGLFVLGAFFLSSSLWSHLFKKDKIGIEDRLAKTSTRDWQQVLANGGPAALFALLFSLTGENVWTFAFVASIAGANSDTWASEIGPLSRKNPFSMRSFERVPKGTSGAVSPIGTIAAVTGAAFIALTALVMLDGMNATLFLSITLSGFLGNLLDTCLGAYVQLDYRCRVCGIQTESTVHCGQQTERTKGYWMNNELVNALSSVVSGVIMLLLYW from the coding sequence GTGAAGAGTGAGTTATTCCTTCTTCTTCTCTTCATCCTTGCCATCGCGATTGGAGGATGGAGAACAAGGAATTTAAGTAGATCAGGGGCTTGGATGGCGGTGTTGGTCGGACTAGTCATTGGTATAGCCTATGGTTTCCGGGGCTTGTTTGTATTGGGGGCATTCTTCCTTTCTTCAAGCCTATGGTCTCATCTATTTAAGAAGGACAAGATCGGAATTGAGGACCGGCTTGCTAAGACGTCCACACGGGATTGGCAGCAAGTATTGGCAAACGGCGGACCTGCAGCACTTTTCGCCCTGTTGTTCAGCTTGACTGGGGAAAACGTATGGACATTTGCTTTTGTTGCATCGATTGCTGGGGCAAATTCTGATACATGGGCTTCTGAAATAGGTCCCCTGAGTCGGAAAAACCCTTTTTCCATGAGGTCATTCGAGAGAGTTCCAAAAGGCACATCGGGAGCCGTTTCCCCCATCGGTACAATAGCGGCGGTCACGGGTGCAGCCTTTATCGCACTGACAGCCCTGGTCATGTTGGATGGTATGAATGCCACGCTCTTTCTATCCATCACACTTTCCGGTTTTCTTGGAAATCTCCTGGATACATGCTTGGGGGCATATGTACAGTTGGATTATAGGTGCCGGGTGTGCGGGATACAGACGGAATCGACTGTCCACTGCGGACAGCAAACCGAAAGAACGAAGGGCTACTGGATGAACAATGAACTTGTCAATGCCCTTTCAAGCGTAGTGTCCGGAGTGATCATGCTTCTCCTCTATTGGTAG
- a CDS encoding rhomboid family intramembrane serine protease, with translation MKEGNIVRIIRKDLDWGNWVKRDLELTSMNGEKIRKTLRKRQLHIKNLYISTFPPVDGDPGLFLDPVNRHKTTIQPILLDGDESVEKLEAHPLFDDVEWELPNEVLESNVDWIKNMTITSSSKQIQKERQLFERGKPFFTYLFIAVQVIMFLILEMNGGSKDPETLIQFGAKYNPLMIEGEWWRLVTPIFLHIGLLHLLMNTLALYYLGMAVEKMFGRLRFVLIYILSGIAGTLASFLFTSNLSAGASGAIFGCFGALLYFGVLHPNVFFRTMGTNIIAVILLNLVLGFSLPGIDNAGHIGGLIGGFLAAGIVSLPNAIRPVRQLLFLFGSILLTGILVWNGIGEDSSSWDVDTANGVAQEKISSQEWEEAEDILTPVVEEGSPNAQTYFYLSYAEIKQNKLAPAKKHLKAALKEDDRFHEAHYNLALILIDSGEREEALLHAKKAYELNRQDKNYENLYKELQGGN, from the coding sequence ATGAAAGAAGGAAACATCGTCCGGATCATTCGAAAGGACCTGGATTGGGGTAACTGGGTAAAGAGGGATCTGGAATTGACCTCCATGAATGGAGAAAAAATCAGGAAAACCCTGAGGAAAAGACAGCTTCACATAAAGAATCTATACATATCTACTTTTCCACCTGTCGATGGGGATCCGGGTCTATTCCTCGACCCGGTGAATCGTCATAAAACAACCATCCAGCCTATTCTCCTGGATGGTGATGAAAGTGTTGAAAAGCTTGAAGCCCATCCGCTTTTCGATGATGTAGAATGGGAACTCCCCAATGAAGTGTTGGAGTCCAATGTCGATTGGATCAAAAATATGACAATCACGTCTTCCTCCAAGCAAATTCAGAAAGAGAGACAGCTATTTGAGAGAGGGAAACCGTTTTTCACTTATCTCTTTATTGCCGTTCAAGTGATCATGTTCCTCATTCTTGAAATGAATGGAGGGAGTAAGGACCCGGAGACACTCATTCAATTCGGTGCAAAGTATAATCCCCTGATGATTGAGGGGGAGTGGTGGCGCCTCGTCACACCGATTTTCCTGCATATAGGACTGCTGCATCTCTTGATGAACACACTGGCCCTTTATTATCTCGGAATGGCAGTGGAGAAAATGTTCGGCCGGCTCCGGTTCGTTCTCATTTATATACTGTCGGGAATCGCAGGGACGCTGGCAAGCTTCCTGTTTACATCCAATCTTTCAGCAGGGGCCAGTGGGGCGATCTTCGGCTGTTTCGGTGCTCTCCTGTACTTTGGGGTATTACATCCAAACGTTTTCTTCCGCACCATGGGCACCAATATCATTGCGGTCATCTTATTAAACCTGGTCCTGGGATTCAGCCTTCCTGGCATCGATAATGCGGGCCATATCGGGGGGCTTATCGGAGGGTTCCTTGCGGCCGGGATCGTCAGTCTGCCAAACGCCATCCGGCCCGTGCGTCAACTCCTGTTTCTCTTCGGAAGCATTCTACTGACAGGTATATTGGTATGGAATGGAATCGGAGAAGATTCAAGCTCCTGGGACGTCGATACGGCAAATGGGGTCGCCCAGGAAAAAATATCGAGCCAGGAGTGGGAAGAAGCCGAGGACATTCTTACCCCTGTGGTGGAAGAAGGGTCCCCGAATGCACAAACCTACTTCTACCTTTCATATGCTGAAATCAAGCAGAATAAATTAGCACCGGCGAAGAAGCATTTGAAAGCTGCACTAAAAGAAGATGACCGATTCCATGAAGCCCACTACAATCTTGCGTTGATCCTGATCGATTCCGGGGAAAGGGAAGAAGCTCTCCTACACGCAAAAAAAGCCTATGAATTAAATAGGCAGGATAAAAATTATGAGAATCTTTATAAAGAGTTGCAAGGGGGCAATTAA
- a CDS encoding spore germination protein, with product MSNEKKKPVSTQIEENTNYLRDTLAVDKSFDVIQLDLEYAERKMAMFLVDGFVKDDIMHYLMKLLSGLSPEQLEEDTLEKLLKTYIPYIEIEQVDDLNQVIDLVLAGPTALVVDGIDKVIMIDARTYPVRGPQEPDLERVVRGSRDGYVETIVFNTALTRRRVRDPSLRMEYMQIGRRSKTDIVVSYIEDIADPHLVHKIKDALSKIDTDGLPMGEKTLEEYIAGRHWNPYPLVRYTERPDTAASHLYEGHVLIMVDGSPSVLITPTTFWHHLQHAEEYRNKPSVGAYLRFVRFIAVWSSIFLLPLYYLFAIHPELLPEPMAYIGPNDVGEVPLFLQFLIIEVGIDILRMAAIHTPSSLATALGLVAALMIGQVAVEVGLFINEVILYLAIAAIGTFSTPSYEMSLANRLVRIFLLICTALFGVYGFVVGVFLWIIMLSRMSSFGIPYMWPFIPFNLRAFRDVFLRSPIPLKNRRPRFLHPKDPDR from the coding sequence ATGTCGAATGAAAAGAAAAAGCCTGTCTCTACTCAGATTGAAGAAAACACCAATTATTTAAGGGATACCTTAGCTGTGGACAAGAGCTTTGATGTCATTCAATTGGATCTGGAGTATGCAGAAAGAAAAATGGCCATGTTTTTAGTGGATGGCTTCGTTAAAGATGATATTATGCATTATCTGATGAAGCTCTTATCTGGACTCAGTCCTGAACAATTGGAAGAGGATACTTTGGAAAAGCTTTTGAAGACGTATATTCCTTATATAGAGATTGAACAAGTAGATGACTTGAATCAGGTGATCGATTTAGTATTGGCAGGTCCGACAGCCCTTGTCGTGGACGGCATTGACAAGGTTATTATGATTGATGCAAGGACTTATCCTGTCAGAGGACCTCAGGAACCTGATTTAGAACGGGTCGTACGGGGTTCGAGGGACGGATATGTCGAGACGATTGTATTTAATACAGCATTGACAAGACGGAGGGTGCGCGATCCCTCTCTTCGGATGGAATACATGCAAATAGGAAGAAGATCCAAAACGGATATCGTTGTCAGTTATATAGAAGACATTGCCGATCCCCATTTGGTGCACAAAATCAAGGATGCTCTCTCGAAGATCGATACAGACGGTCTTCCCATGGGGGAGAAAACGTTAGAAGAGTACATTGCGGGACGGCATTGGAATCCCTATCCACTGGTCCGGTACACGGAAAGACCCGATACTGCGGCGTCCCACCTTTATGAGGGGCATGTCCTCATCATGGTGGATGGATCTCCGAGTGTTCTCATCACCCCGACCACGTTCTGGCATCATCTTCAGCATGCCGAGGAATACAGGAATAAACCTTCTGTTGGGGCTTATCTGCGTTTTGTAAGGTTTATTGCGGTGTGGTCATCGATCTTTTTACTGCCCCTCTATTATTTATTTGCGATCCACCCTGAGCTCCTGCCGGAACCCATGGCCTATATTGGTCCGAATGATGTAGGGGAAGTCCCCCTATTCCTTCAATTCCTCATCATTGAAGTGGGGATCGATATTTTGAGGATGGCCGCCATACACACCCCGTCTTCCCTTGCGACCGCCCTTGGGCTCGTTGCAGCATTGATGATCGGGCAGGTTGCCGTTGAAGTCGGGCTGTTCATTAATGAAGTCATTCTTTACCTGGCCATCGCTGCCATCGGTACGTTCTCTACCCCGAGTTATGAGATGAGTCTGGCTAATCGACTGGTGCGGATCTTTCTATTGATATGCACGGCGTTATTTGGTGTTTATGGATTTGTGGTGGGTGTATTCTTATGGATCATCATGCTTTCAAGAATGAGTTCGTTTGGCATTCCATATATGTGGCCATTTATTCCATTCAATCTCAGGGCATTCAGGGACGTATTCCTTCGTTCCCCGATTCCCCTTAAGAACAGGCGGCCGCGATTTTTGCACCCGAAAGATCCGGATCGTTAG
- a CDS encoding YqgQ family protein — protein sequence MKTIYDIQQLLKSYGTIIYVGHRLSDLQLMEGELKELYQSQLIDTRDFQTALFLLRHEIEIEKEKQDR from the coding sequence ATGAAAACGATTTATGATATCCAACAGCTCCTCAAAAGTTATGGAACGATCATATATGTTGGGCATCGTCTTTCCGACCTGCAATTGATGGAAGGCGAATTAAAGGAACTCTACCAATCCCAACTGATTGATACCCGGGATTTTCAGACCGCTTTATTTTTGTTGCGTCACGAAATAGAAATTGAAAAAGAAAAACAGGACAGGTGA
- a CDS encoding ROK family glucokinase — protein sequence MTEKWLVGVDLGGTTTKIAFLSKYGELLHKWEIPTDKSENGKNIIVNIAKAIDQKLEELDQSRDKLVGIGMGAPGPVDTAKGIIYEAVNLGWENNTPLKDLLEVETGLHAVIDNDANCAALGEMWKGAGDGAKDIVCVTLGTGVGGGVITNGDIVHGVKGAGGEIGHITVVPEGGYQCNCGKTGCLETVASATGVVRLANEKLDATEQESTLRALRDSHGSISAKDIFDAAREQDGLALAVIDQLAFYLGLSLANLGNGLNPEKIVIGGGVSKAGDILLQPVVKFFKQFSFPTVRTSTHLSIATLGNDAGVIGAAWLVKNKI from the coding sequence ATGACAGAAAAATGGTTAGTTGGAGTTGACTTAGGGGGAACGACGACGAAGATTGCGTTCTTAAGTAAATACGGTGAGCTTTTACATAAATGGGAAATCCCCACTGATAAATCGGAAAACGGGAAAAATATCATTGTGAATATTGCGAAAGCAATCGATCAAAAGCTCGAGGAATTGGATCAAAGCAGAGATAAACTGGTTGGTATCGGAATGGGTGCACCTGGACCTGTCGATACGGCAAAAGGAATCATTTATGAAGCCGTCAATTTAGGATGGGAGAATAATACGCCATTAAAAGATCTGCTCGAAGTCGAAACAGGTTTGCACGCAGTCATCGATAACGATGCAAACTGTGCGGCACTCGGTGAAATGTGGAAGGGTGCAGGAGACGGGGCGAAGGACATTGTCTGTGTGACATTAGGAACGGGCGTCGGAGGCGGTGTGATTACAAATGGTGATATCGTCCACGGTGTAAAAGGAGCAGGTGGTGAAATCGGCCATATCACCGTCGTACCGGAAGGCGGATATCAGTGTAATTGCGGGAAGACAGGGTGTCTTGAAACCGTTGCTTCCGCCACCGGTGTCGTCCGGCTCGCAAACGAAAAACTGGATGCCACTGAGCAAGAATCAACGCTTCGTGCCCTCAGGGATTCTCACGGCTCAATCAGCGCCAAGGATATCTTCGATGCGGCAAGGGAACAAGATGGACTAGCCCTGGCAGTCATTGATCAATTAGCCTTCTATCTCGGTTTGTCCCTTGCGAACCTCGGGAATGGTCTGAACCCTGAAAAAATCGTGATCGGTGGAGGAGTCTCTAAAGCAGGAGACATCTTATTACAGCCGGTCGTTAAATTCTTTAAACAGTTTTCATTTCCGACTGTCCGTACCTCTACACACTTAAGCATTGCCACGCTTGGAAATGATGCCGGTGTTATCGGGGCAGCCTGGCTGGTCAAGAACAAGATTTGA